The DNA region ATAAGTCAGACGAGAGGAGACGTCTCCCTGCAGATCTCTGATTGTCAGTTGCCGACCAGACACTCGCTCACATATAGATCTTCTCGTCTGTGGCTGACAAGGGATTTTTAGGTTTCCAGTACCTTGTTCCTTCTAGTGGGAAAATTCTTGTGTATTTCTCTCCATAGACATATAAAAATGCATCGAAAAGCTGTGATCTTCGCCCTGTCTTTCTTGACAATTTCAGGTATATATTACTTCACAAATGTTATTTaatatgctttatttttaagtgattttttttttttaaatggcttaTTCTTTGTTTATAGCGTACCCACTGCACCGTGACACCAGGGAAGCAACCTGGACTGATTCAAAAGCAAACCAGGCTCATGGCAAGACAGACCTCACAAAGGATGTGGAGTAAGTTGACCATGTGTAGCGTTTAAAATTCTGAAGTGAATGTCGGACATCTTTATAAAggagtgtttctctctgtctttacaaaGTAACCTCTACAAAAGTCACCTGGACAGCAGCAGCCTTTACAACAAGGAGGATGATCACAACACAAACCCTATGGTAGAAGAGATGCAGCGCAAACTTATCATGGAGTCAGAACGTCTGCGTACTCGTCTGCGCCAGGAGCTGGCCGAGCTGCAGGTCAGGTTGTCCCCATCTCCAGCCCGCCTCAGCTCCACCCTGGCCAGCCTCAGGGAGCTCTTGGCGCCCCTCAGCCAGCAGCTTCAGAGCTCCCTCAGTAGCATCACCCAAGAGCTGTGCGGCCAGCTGAGCCTCTACCTGCAGGACCTGGATACAGCAGATGCCCGGGCAGAGGTCCAGGCAGAGACAGGCAGTGCGGCTCGCCACCAGGAGACCTTCCACTGGATGACACAAGCCCTGGACGGCAGCAGTTCCAAGCTGGCCAACGTCATCACTGACTTCCATAGTAATACTGCAGGGGTGATTGAACGTTTCACAGAGATCAGTGCTAACGAGGAGGACGCAGCCAGGTCAGACGTCTGGCAGGTGGTGAGCTCCAGGCTTGGACAGGAAGTGAGTTCACTGAGGGTGGAGACCCAGAACATGGCGGGGGCTCTGAAAGTAGGGCTCGCCGCTCTGCTGGAAACCTCAGTACCTTCTGAAGCTGAAGTGACAGCGAGTGTGGAGCGGTTCTGCCGGAAGGCTGCCTCACTGAGCCAAGTGTTTCAGATCCAGATGGAGAAGTTGTTTCAGGAGCCGGAGGAGCAGAGAGCCTCCAGCCTGtctcccttctcttcctcctcttcgtccacGCAGCCTGCAGGTTCTCTGCAGGAGGACTTTTCAGTTAAACTCTCAGCTCTGATCCACGACATTCTGCACTCAGTGTAGAGACAGTCCCCTGagcattattatttaaatatgacttaacatatgatttttttttagttgCCACTGTAACAGCCAAGTAAGTAGCatgtaaatatttttgaatGTATGGATGTGATTGATGTATatgtttcattttgtatttgaaggagtgtgtcatgtgtgtttactgtacCATGTGAGAAGATGCTGCCTGTTGAGAGTAAAGTTATTGCTGATATAAATTACAAGCTGttatctttttaataaaaaaaatcagccACAGAGTGTCAAACCAACTgtgaataaactttattttaaatctgcAGCGATTATCTATTTCATCATCAATTTTGCAAGTAAGCAATGAAGTAAAAATCCTGACACTTATAAAGTTGTAGAAAAAACTCAAAGATATTATCAAAACTATActtttgtaaaatatcaaaataactGTTCTTCCCTTGTAAAGTTTAAGGTTTTTATGCAAATTTCAGGCTAAACTCTTCTTTCATTATGAGTGAACAACTATTGAATTTAGATGACTATAAAAAGAAATATTATACAAAATACCTGAGTCATAAattgttttgcatatttatcTGACGAGAACAAGTGGTTATTACTGAAAAATCACAATCAGCGCTTTATGAGGTTTGAGGTGAAAAGGAGACAATTTGCCGCTCGATCTGTCAATCAAAGGCACGGAATCCTCCCGCCCAGTAAAACTTCTTCAGGACAAACCAGCCGCCCAGAACCAGCAGGGCAGCAGCCGCTGAGCCAAACACCACCCCGACCGCCAGGCCCGTCATGTCCACGGCCTCCTTCTCTGGTGCCAAGTCATTACCTGATGCAGACAGGGTGGGAGAATGGAGAGTCAACCATATCTTTCAATGATGGCTTATTTCTGGATGTATGATGTGAATCAAGTGTACTCACTGTAGGCCGCTGCATATGGCCTGCCTTGggtgagggaagaggagagagtcaTGGGAAACGTTTATCTTGGTGCTGTTTTTCAATAATCGTAGAATATCTTTAAATAacacataatatatataaagagcTCATACTTTCTGCAGCAGTGTAAAGAGGTCCGACTGAAAGAGTGGCTGATTCTCTGCTTTCTTCACCGAAAGGAGTCACAGACCTTTTTCTTCTGGTGTTGCAGGCCTGAAAAACAACAAGCTATGTTTAACACAATGGTTTTCCAATGTAAATTTTAAGTTTTAagtaatccatccatccatccactatCTATACCgctcatcctttgagggttgagggagctggagccgaGATTTCTAGTCTTGATATCACTCAAGCGCTTTCCCGTACCTTTTGCCATTAAACCATTCACACGCattctatgtgcagcactttctctatcacacatcacagcagagaggtcaggggcaatttggggttcagagtcttgcccaaggacacttcagccaGGCATTAAATCACTGTTAATCAGGTTATTGGATGGCCCGCTCTACCTTCTGAGCCATAGCCGCTGggtcaacatgcaacacaaacaaccattctcACTCAGCTTTGAGTTTCCAATCAAGCCAAGCACAGCATGCATGTCTTTGGGCATGCATGCAAGATTTTAGGGGTCAGAGTTCAAATCCCGACATGCTcgccccccccaacacacacacatacagggagAGCATGTCGGGATTTGAACTCTGACCCCTAAaatctcaaaataaaaataataaatagtttCAACTTACAGACACCAGCTCTTGACATTTGTTGGGCTCACAGAGTCTCAGTATGCAGTGCAGATAGCTGCTGGACTTTTCCTGGTCACGGTGCTGTACGAAGCGGAAAGCCTCAAAGTCGAACCTGGCGACCATGGAAAGGCCATTGCTtgtcacctttgacctctggtcCACTGAACAGCTGGTGGAGGGAAGAGTTATTTAGTTTATATGTCAAAACAGCCGTCCCAAAGCCGTATTTGTACTGAAGGTGTGTACTTCTGTACCCGACAAAGAAGTTGTGCTGCTCGTTGAGCGACATGTTGTAAGTAGTGGGAGTGCTGAAGCAGTGATCCAATAGGACATGGAAACTGAAAACAGGACAGTGATGTACAATGATGTACACTGTGCTCGATTTGAcatcaatatttgttttctgaTAAACTCTTTGACCAGCAGCATCCCCTCATCCAAATGGACTTCACTTACTTTCCTGTGAGGTTGACGGCCTTGACCTCCACATAGATCCTGGAACGCAGCTGGAGACCTGCTGAAGGCAACACTAACGGGTGGAGGTAGTCTGAGTCCTGGAGGAAATAAGTTGTACAGTGTAACCAATGAAGACACACAGCTCTTTAATGTATAAGTTGAAATCAGCTTGTCTACTTACATTAAAAACAGCCATTTTCAATGCATTAATGAACGTTCCATTGTTATCTTTGGTCGCCACCGAGACAGAGGAGCTGGAAATTCATGGAAAAGGTGAAAATGGCATTTAAGATCTTCTTGTCTAAACACTCGCACAAAGTACTTGTTCCTATAATTACTCACGCCAcaatttttgtgttgttgatgagGTACTCCAGCGGGTAGCTGCAGGAGAAGTGATAGTAGAGGTCAGTGGAGTAGCTGATCAGCCCCAGGTCAGATCTGGGTGTGTCAATGAAGCCTGTGATGACAACTGCCTGGATGTTTTGGAAGCTGGCAAAGGGGCCTGTGGGATCCGGGGTCTGGTCCACAATCTGAACGAGACGGAAAAAAGACACAAGCATCACGTGGGTTTATTATACGGAGCCAAAAACATCTGTGTGGCGTCATTTTCCTCATTCATCTCTGTCAGCATCATATAGCGTCTTCCTGACCTGCAGAGACTGGCGACAGGAGTTATCCAGACTGTGGTTGACAGGGAGAAGGTATCGGATGACTGGGGGGGCCACGCTGGTGTCGACGGAGCCCATGCAAGCCATGTTGTTGTGGGCCCCGTTCAGAGCCAGGTTTGTGGTGTTGAAGCCGGCCCACTGAGCCGTGCACAGGTTGATCTCCAGGGTGATCATGTTGGTTCCACAGTCGACCATCAAGTCTGAGTTGTctgtgaaagagacagagaaatcgAGGAGATTTAAAGAGTAGAAACCCTTTGCTATCATTCAACAGCTGAGATgaaatgagatttaaaaaaatctaaataaagaaaGTCATTGTTGATTATACGTTGCTGTTTTGATAACTTTATGCTGATTGTGATATAAATTGACTCTGAGAATGTACATCTCCATTGGTTTGTCCTCATAGATATATTTGATGAATTTGTGCAGGATGTTAATATTCAGCAAATgatcacacacactgaaaatccTCGTCAACCCACCTGGTGTCCTCTCATACTCGGAGGAGCAGTTgtagagacacagagcaggatgCAGGAGTgccaccagcagagggagacacagaTAAAGAGCCATGCTGATTCTACTGAGTCCTGTATTCATattgagaaaacaacaacatcaacagtaaaaaacaatgacattacactaaaatataatttataagtTAAGTTAAAGCAAATGCACCAAAATACTGATGATTACTTagggggaaataaacatgatttggTGAATGCATGATTTTCTACTATTCAGCATCAAGTTGTGTTTTGCAAGTTGCTGTTTTGCAAAGCTGATATAGTTGATCTTTCAATTTTTACGCAAATCCATGAAATAATGTGCTTTAAAATCAGCACATTATTTTAGACCTGAGGAGTGACTTACCTTGCTGGCACCTGAGGAGTTCTTTGTTACATCATGTCATGCAATGTGTCTTATATACTGTTAGACAATCTCAAGACACATAAAACCATAGAGGTGGAACTCTCAAGTTTTCCCTGTAGCTAAATatagacacccacacacacacaaacacacacacacaaatacgcacacacatacacacacaattactCACTCCTCCATtagacagcagcagctcctggcaAGGGTTCGATGTCAAATCTTTACCTTTTTAATGTATCAGTGGGCTTTGGCACAGACCTTGACGGTTACTCATAACTTCAGtctcacatttattttatttaaaataactatCATTAAAGATGGTTGAGGCTAAAAAGCAGCAAACTTGaaatttatgtttatatttattgaatAAACATTTTGCACATTGATGTCagacactgtcttttctcaATGGTCTTGTTTATATTGTCACACCTTGTAAAGTGGGTTAGGCCCTATGAGACTAATTGTATTTTGTGAATATAGGCCATATGTTTAGAAATAAGATTTTTACTTGATTTAAAGCTGTGCAGGTCCTTGATAATCTTGAGTAAAAAATGTGAGTAAAACAATCAGAGAAAGAGGGTTGACGGTTTATATGCTAATTCTGATGCCACTGTATTAACCACCACTTTTATCCAACGCCCTGTGATTCAGACCAAATGAATTTCAAATCATTCTTCAAAACCAAACCCTTAAAAACGGGTATTCAGTCTAATACcagatgtgtatttgtgtgcgttgCATTGACTAGTGAAGTCATGTCTCGAACGCGATCCCCCTTGAATAGATGAAAGGTGATCATGCTGGCCACAAGCTATGAAGCACCCAGCAAACCAGGGGAAACCTTTGTTCATTTCCCTTGCATGACAAACTTCCCCTCTATTTTCTCTGCATGGCGGCATCACAGGTAGTCTACATAGCTAAAGGCCACGACTGTTACCACTCAACTGAGATGTCCCCATTGTCCCTCAGAGCTGCGGAAAGAAAAGGAGCGTCAGTGATGCTCTCAAATGCCTGTGGTGAGAGAGGACATTTGTCACACTATCCAAGAATATGATCTTTTCAATCCTGACATGCATCTGAGGATTTAAGCAGGGCGCCTGTTTGGAACATGCTGTTGGCCTTTTTTTACTCTTGCAATCACGGCCATTTTGTTTTCCGGTTATCCTATTTCTCTGCAGGGACAGAGATAATTGGAAGTTATGTAAGAGTGGCTGGACATGATGTTCATATGTCCACCGGTCGATGGATCAGAATGAACATCAAATAACCCTTTAATAATCCTGTTAACCGTTGGTAGCACATAAAATACATATGTTGCATTTATAAAACGTGAATGTTTTCACTCCCCCAATGAAAATCATTTACCTGCAGTCATAGggattttaaaatacaaacacaaatggGTTCCTTTAAGTGGTGACAAAATGTCCTGATAAGCGAGAGAAAGTTTTAATATTTACCTCCAAATGGTaggttatattttcatctgtgttAGTTTTTTGATAGttagcaagattatgcaaaaaaactaCTTGACCCATTACAAAATTTGGTAGGATGTGGTGTAGGTCTGGATGGAAATGTGTTACATTTTTTGCTGATCCTTAGTCTTCATTTCTACTGATTTCAAAGGGGATatttaatggatcttgattacAACAATCTCTcaatatctatgagtgtgtgcaatttggtgaagTTTCATTGAATTTAAGGGCTCTGTTGGTCCTGGGCGGCGGTATGCGGTCCACTCAGTGCCTTTCTAGATTTGAAATGCACTGTCATGAATCTAAAAACATGGCAGGTATTTCTGATATGCATGGTTGTGATTGGATAGCATTTAGCACATGATGGCTACATAGTACATCCATGATATACATTACTCATCGAGTCACCATTTAGGAGATAATTGAAgatattactattattatcatGACCGTGTCCTGTGCCATATAATGATCAGAAAAATCTTTACTGGTTCCTTTCATGAGCTACTGACACACAATGACATTAGAAAACAATGAAGACAAGGCCCAGGGGAGGACACAGATTAAGTATTGGAGGAAAGAGGATACACTGGGAAGCTGGTGAGGAGACAGAACTGTACTCTGGGCATGTACAGTCAACCAGATCATCAGCTAATGAGCCTTCAGGTTGTGAAGATCTCATAAACTCAGTGgtaaatatgtttcatgcaaCAAATTCAAAGAAGTTTTTGTCTGTTCCGTACAAGAAACTATTTGCATACTAGTTTCAGTATTTGAATTTGTGCAGCAGTTATATTCTTGctcaacacatttaaataacctTTGCTGATAATATATGAAACTATATCAGTTTCTgtattattaaagaaaaaacattcagaTGCTTAATTAAAAGTGCCGGCaattttgttaaataaaacctTATTTTTAGCAAAAGTTGCTTGGAAAAATCTAATATTAAGTTTTAAAAGCAAAAGTACTCATACAGAACAATGTCCAGTTTATCTGATACATATCACTTTGGCTTTTTCACTTGCATCCTCATTGCTATTATTCCTGTGCTGACCCATTCCTCTTGTCCATCCCTTCTCATTTTGCAGTTGACCATTCGTTAACTCacatataataaatacaacttGAACATCAACCTGAACTACATGTGTCAATGGGGCTAGGCCCcttgaaacatgtttttcaagTCTTAATATCTACAGATTCCTGTAAGTTCACTGTAGTACAGTAAAAGCACAATATTTCCCACTGAATTATAATTGAGTAGAAGAATAGGGCAACATAAAGCGGAGGAACTGATATAGATTATATTACATCAGAGTTATATTAAGTACAGTCCTTGTTTCATGAGTCGTTTGGTGTCATCTGCTGGACAAACTCAGACCAGGCGCAGTTCTCTCAGTGTAATAGACTCGTGATTCACAAAGCAAGAGACACCACTTCCCCTGCAGTGAACACAAGCACAGTCAAAGCCTTTGTATGTTGTGgtttcaataaaaaaaggcaTCAATTCTAATGAAAATTAGTTTCTTCGGAGTAAACTATGACACAAAATCCTGCACCTCGTGCCACTGAATGGATCAATGCTGCATCATCAACTGCTCAAAGGATCCTGATTTTACTCAATAATGCTCTTATtgtctgacattttaaattaaatgaccACATATTCCATAGCAGATAAATATGACAAAGCGGGGTTAAAGGAGATCCTTTATTATCCCTATGCCAACACTATGTTACACTTGCTCTGTGTCTTCCCTAATCGTGGGGGAGATGTGTTTATATGTTGAAAGGGATGTAAAAAGTCTGCAgcattttataaacattttcaaatgcttATGCAACATTACAAGATCCGTTATAACAGAACAGCTGTATAAACAGGCCAGCATTAAAATCCTTCTGTGAAATGATCTGTGGTGCACTTCTGTTTGTCGCACACACAATCTCTGAGCCTGTTGCCCTGCAATAAAGATACTGATGATAGGATAAAAGTTCAACAAGGGCAGtgttctgaacacacacagtcacacctcCTCATCACATGACAGACGTCTGCGTGCACCGTGcaataatcaaattaattatGGAGGCTttccaaaggaaaaaaaatcattcaagGTTACAGATGACAAGCTTCCAGAGGCGCCGTCTAACAACTAGACATCTGCACGACAAACACACTTATGTTACCACTGGAGACAGAAGCAGACAACAGAgctacacacagagaaaaccccACAACAGCCTGTCTTCTCTCAGCTCCCCGGAGAGGAGCGGGTGTTCGTTACTCTGCTTCCAAGGTCATCTGTTGACAGCTGTTGTCAAAATCATGCAACACAAGAGAAGGATAAACTGCAGATTAAAGCAAcaccatgtttctttttttttactgtaaaacagcagcttcaaacGGTGATGCCTTCATTCCCACTCATCACCCTGATAGTCGCTCCCTCAATTGTTAGAATTATTCCCGGAAAGTTCAAGTGCAATGTTGAACTGTTGATCGGTTAAAAGGACTCCGAGGGTCATTAAAAATTCAGCGTGTGTTTCCAACATTCAGCcaggaaacatttgaaaaaagaagAATTCCAAACAGAGTTTGGTGAAGATGGCAACGCAGCAGCTCTCTGAAAAACCTGTAATCGCTCACACATGGAGCCCAGACAGATCATCTCATCCTTCCTGCAAATCTCCATCAAACATTTAacccatcatcaccatcatatTTAGTTTAcatgaaatatttttattatttttgcgACACACTTTCTTTTGATCTTCCtcattatttttctatatttatacaaatgttgccattttactttaaattgtTCAATgttttgatgtgtgtttttaactggGAGGTGTGTGAGGTGGTAGTTCACTAGTCTGGTAGTTGTGTACATGTTAGGTTGTGTCCTCACATCTTTTTGTTGTCACCACTCTCtttttgttggttggttggttgttggTCGCCTGGTCAGCCGGTTGTTGGTCTGtcagtttttgttgtgttggttggttggttggttggtcggTCGGTTGTTGGTCTGTCGGTTGTCGGTTGTTGTTTGGTTGCCTGGTTGCCTGGTTGGTTGGTCGGCCGGTTGTCGGTCAGTTATTGGTCGGCTGGTTGATTGGttagttgtttgtttattttgcagcaggattatacaaaacCTACTGGAAGTGTATGAAATTCGGTTTTGGTTAGTGTCTAAATCTCTTTGAAAGTATTTCATTGAAACCTTTACATCAGTTTGGTGGAgacttcatgttttctttaaaaagggGTTAGCTACGTTGTTATTTGAACCAAATTCAGTACTGGAACAATGATCAATAAACTTACCACATGaataacacagacacagttaaTATTACAATCTACCTCATTTAATACGAATGAAGCCCTCCTTGCATTCAAACACAGTTGTACTTCCACAGCACTTTTAACAGCCCTGGAGTGCTGCGGTCATTATATTCtaaggcaacaacaacaacaaacagaactTTTACTTAACCGCAAGTGAAGCGGGCCTCCACTCCAcctgtcagtgtctcagtctctcgtGGGAAAAGTTCCATTCTGCCGATTTTGCTGGATTGGGCCGCGTaaaattaattgtttttgttgcaaGGCACGTCAAGTTAATTTATGCAGCACCATTTAGACACAAGGAGACTCAATGTGATATTGGAATCAcataaaaaacaagacattaaagttgcatttaaaaaagttaaCTACGTAATTATTCTCTATTCTTTAGGGccaaaaacaattatttcaatTGCGTAATGTGTACGAGTGCTCCAAACTGTCACCATCACTCGTATTCTGGAAACTGAGCTACAGTGCCTGGAAACCAACCCAGAGCAATGAACAGGAAGTATGCTTCtaagaaaaaaaatagttttccccttcctccccctgcatgtctctccatctctctctctctctctctcaccctctctatctctctatccctctctctctctctctctctctcaccctctctatCTACCACTCTGTCCCTATCTCTGCGTTGCCCTCGTGTTTTCACAGGGGCCTGAGTCTGTTTCCTTCCACAGACTCCTGCTTGTTTTTTAATGAGATTTGAATAAAGACACCAGACATGTGGTCAGTAAACTCAAGCTGCATCACATCACAGGAGCTTagcagacagagacaagagAAAAGCTGACACAGGGCCTTTTAGAGTTTCTGCTCTCTCCTGCTTGGTTTTCTCCTCTGAGCCATTTTCCTCCCCAATCACCACCATTCTTCACTTTATTGCAGGGAGCATGATGCATTAGTGTACGCACAAAGCACTCCATTGAGCCCATTATAATGACATTACTGGATGTGAATGGGATTAAATGGGACAGGCTGAAAATTGACTGCACAAAATCATACTCCAGTTGCTGTTTATGTTTGCCTCTTGAAGGAATAGATTCACTGAAAAGCAACTTTCTCTTTTCGTTAACCAAATAAAAATCTCACTCTTGattctgtttttcctttctcatCTAGACTCCATGTGCACGCCTTCCACcagtcgacccccccccccccctctctctctctcctctgctgcctctgctggttgtgatttgcttcttttttttttcgtcTCCGGgctggaaaagaaaaactccTGAAGTCCAGCTCCTGAAGAAGCAGCTCTCTCCTTCCGTTACTTCAACCTCTCACCAGTGGCCGTGCAGCTCATGTAGGGAACATGTAGAGATGGATTTGATGAAGCTGTTTGCCACCGTCGTCTTCGTTTTGTTCCAGCCTGGATCCGCTTCTAAAATCGATGGTAAGCAGGAATGTTCGGTTTCAGAccgtttcctgtgtgtgtgtgtgcgtgcgtttgtgtgtttgttttgttttgttttttttaccgaGAACGTTTCTCCACTGTGTGTTATGTGAAATAGCTGATGTTATTTACAGGTTTTCCTCTGAGGGTTGACAGGGTTGTGACCAGACTCATCATGAGGAAGAGGCTTGATAAtgataaacagacacagacacgtgATGTGCTGCAAACTGATTCACTTCCCACTGGTTTCAGATCAGGAGGTTTTCCAACAACTGTGCTAACTACAAACTCCTCTAATGCAACTTATCCTGTATCCTAATGTAAGGCTGATACAAAAGCAACCGTAGCCATAATAACAACAGCATCTCTGTTCCTATTGACTACACAGCAGACGCCCATGTCTCATTGTCTGTGAGGGAAAGATGTCAGCAACGCATCACAGTGAAAATGGATTCAAGATTCTATAATTTATTGCCACACAACTCCAGTTGTTTGGAATTTGCCTCAGTGTGCACACTGCGAGATAACAATCACTGAATAACACAtaataagaaaataatcaaaacagaTAACCCCCTCcccataaaaacataacatacaTCTAGATGTAAAATTATCAATGGATGGTCAAATGAAGTGGTCCGACCTCAGGGCTATGAGATCTACCTGAGGAATCCTAACAACCCAGATCATAACAGATGAgtgaacacaaatatttataataataataaataaaaatgtctcactatTTATACTTTTCTCTCACATTTGCTTGTTCTCAGCTGtaacttaaaaaatgttgtttgtgtaattGCATTATCTTTAATGTGCAAGGCTGTTTACACTGTAATGTTCATCGAagctattttttatatttctttcatcCCCTTTGTTCCCCATCATGGGACAAATCAAGGATAATCCAAAGCTTTTATGAAAAAGGGAAATCTCATGTTCTTTACTACTGGGAATGCAGTGCAGCTTCCTGAGCCTCCAGCAAATGGACAAATTTATATAGTGTTTTTTCCAGTTCTGCAAAACTATTTACATTCTCACGAACATACACTGCCGCCAAAGCCATCAGGGTTTAGTGTCCTGCCCCTTGCATGCATCATGATGCAGAATAATAGAGCAgggggttgtttttttacctttagACTACCAAGAATAAAGCCATAATTAACAAACTTCAGTcaataacaaaccaacacattGTGCTGCATCAGCAAACCACTGCATTTTTCAGACctgcatatttaaaatgttttttttcactgtttcacaATGCACCACAATGTGGTAAAACGTGAAATGACTTTTGCAAAGCATTGTGACCCCAACATTGCTGGTTCCTAATTTGTCCGTGGTAGTGTCGTTTCTTTATAACCTTCCTGCTATGTGCGGCAGGAGGTCTTTACGAACCAAACCTGAACCCATCATCTTGTTATCTCCCGGGTGCTTGACTGCAGGCCAAATGATCTGTCGGCGTGGGACAGAGCGGCCGTGCTACAAGGTGTCCAACATCCAGGACAGCAGACGGAGGGTGACCTTCGAAGATGCCAGACAGACCTGCAGGTCGGACGGGGGCGAGTTGCTCAGCATTGAAACCGAGAGCGAGCAGCGACTGGTCGAGAGGTTCATACAACAGATGCAGGCCGGAGATGGAGACTTCTGGATCGTTCTCCGCCAAAGCCCCCAGCGCTACAGGGCAGGGGCCACCATCCCAGGTTGCCCCTCACAGTACTATTGGCTGGATGGAAGCAAGGCCAAGTTCAggtctgtgtctctttcttgtgTTGCGACTGCATCAATGATAACCAATTAAGAGAGgggatacaaaaaaaagaaaatgtcaatggAAAACCCCTGTTTTCAGTTATGATTTAGAAGAGATAATTGGGTTAAATGAAGTTTGCATGGGAGTTATGGAATTTGTAAAGTCCCTTAAGTGGAAAACCGCATGCGATGACGAAATCTGTCCAATGCttcaataagaaatgtaataagAGGCTGAAACTTgaatttttttctctgcaggaacTGGCACTGGGATGAGCCGTCGTGTCGTGGTGAAATGTGCGTGATTCTGTACGATCAGTCGCCTGCTCCGCCTGGCGGAGATGGCCGTTTCCTG from Platichthys flesus chromosome 4, fPlaFle2.1, whole genome shotgun sequence includes:
- the zgc:162608 gene encoding uncharacterized protein zgc:162608, with amino-acid sequence MHRKAVIFALSFLTISAYPLHRDTREATWTDSKANQAHGKTDLTKDVDNLYKSHLDSSSLYNKEDDHNTNPMVEEMQRKLIMESERLRTRLRQELAELQVRLSPSPARLSSTLASLRELLAPLSQQLQSSLSSITQELCGQLSLYLQDLDTADARAEVQAETGSAARHQETFHWMTQALDGSSSKLANVITDFHSNTAGVIERFTEISANEEDAARSDVWQVVSSRLGQEVSSLRVETQNMAGALKVGLAALLETSVPSEAEVTASVERFCRKAASLSQVFQIQMEKLFQEPEEQRASSLSPFSSSSSSTQPAGSLQEDFSVKLSALIHDILHSV
- the LOC133952231 gene encoding zona pellucida-like domain-containing protein 1: MALYLCLPLLVALLHPALCLYNCSSEYERTPDNSDLMVDCGTNMITLEINLCTAQWAGFNTTNLALNGAHNNMACMGSVDTSVAPPVIRYLLPVNHSLDNSCRQSLQIVDQTPDPTGPFASFQNIQAVVITGFIDTPRSDLGLISYSTDLYYHFSCSYPLEYLINNTKIVASSVSVATKDNNGTFINALKMAVFNDSDYLHPLVLPSAGLQLRSRIYVEVKAVNLTGNFHVLLDHCFSTPTTYNMSLNEQHNFFVGCSVDQRSKVTSNGLSMVARFDFEAFRFVQHRDQEKSSSYLHCILRLCEPNKCQELVSACNTRRKRSVTPFGEESRESATLSVGPLYTAAESRPYAAAYSNDLAPEKEAVDMTGLAVGVVFGSAAAALLVLGGWFVLKKFYWAGGFRAFD